One genomic region from Streptomyces sp. NBC_01431 encodes:
- a CDS encoding Pro-rich N-terminal domain-containing protein: MQHAGGAPLPPPHAPGQPPHDWAQGTEPERTTALRPGAPTAGPTVPIPQPPPYQPGPPRPEPTTAQLPAPPHPPAPAPHHAGAPQPPGQGWHGPAPQHASARPPSRDTTGHVALPPGGPVPLPQAPEGTGATTLAVLLIGPAGAGKTTVARYWAQHRRVPTAHISLDDVREWVCSGFADPQSGWNDHSEAQYRLARRTCGFAARNFLANGISCILDDAVFPDRPVVGLGGWKRHVGPGLLPVVLLPGLEVVLERNAERSGNRRLSDEEVAGIHGRMAGWYGSGLPIIDNSQYDVPTTARLLDDVLARTIASPPSW, translated from the coding sequence ATGCAACACGCAGGGGGGGCTCCACTGCCGCCGCCCCACGCCCCGGGGCAGCCCCCGCACGACTGGGCCCAGGGGACCGAGCCCGAGCGGACGACCGCGCTGCGGCCGGGCGCGCCCACGGCCGGGCCGACCGTCCCGATCCCGCAGCCGCCGCCGTACCAGCCCGGCCCCCCGCGGCCGGAGCCGACGACCGCACAGCTCCCCGCGCCCCCACACCCGCCGGCCCCGGCCCCGCATCACGCCGGGGCTCCGCAGCCGCCCGGTCAGGGCTGGCACGGACCGGCGCCCCAGCACGCTTCGGCGCGCCCGCCGTCCCGCGACACCACCGGTCATGTCGCCCTGCCGCCCGGTGGCCCCGTCCCGCTGCCCCAGGCGCCCGAGGGGACCGGGGCGACGACGCTCGCGGTGCTGCTCATCGGCCCGGCCGGGGCCGGGAAGACGACCGTGGCGCGGTACTGGGCCCAGCACCGCCGCGTGCCGACCGCGCACATCAGCCTCGACGACGTACGCGAATGGGTGTGTTCGGGGTTCGCCGACCCGCAGTCGGGCTGGAACGACCATTCCGAGGCCCAGTACCGCCTCGCCCGCCGCACCTGCGGCTTCGCCGCGCGCAACTTCCTGGCCAACGGCATCTCCTGCATCCTTGACGACGCCGTGTTCCCCGACCGGCCGGTCGTGGGTCTCGGCGGCTGGAAGCGGCACGTGGGTCCGGGCCTGCTGCCGGTCGTGCTCCTGCCGGGCCTCGAAGTGGTCCTGGAGCGCAACGCGGAGCGCAGCGGCAACCGCCGCCTGTCGGACGAGGAGGTCGCCGGCATCCACGGCCGCATGGCCGGCTGGTACGGCTCGGGCCTGCCGATCATCGACAACTCCCAGTACGACGTCCCCACCACGGCCCGCCTCCTGGACGACGTCCTGGCCCGAACCATCGCCAGCCCCCCGAGCTGGTAG
- a CDS encoding M24 family metallopeptidase, whose amino-acid sequence MSEVFAVRRGWLRDRCAAAGSAAALVSRPANVRYLAGGAPPGAVLLIGPAEDVLLCPRTPSGDLIEGHLDEQLRLIVLPAPGGDPAVAAADLAQATGADSLAVEEHHLSVARHRAVGSVATRLLLSDLGSAVEQRRLVKDEEEIACLRIAAEIADQALGELLESILVGRTERHLALELERRLVDHGADGPAFMTSVGTGPNSGRAGHRPADRRVEEGDFLSVCLGASYRGYRCEIGRTFVIGTTPADWQIELYDAVFAAQRAGREALLPGAEYRAVDRAARQVLDAAGHAEAFGPLTGHGVGIEIDEEPQLAPGAMGKLDTCVPVTVEPGVHLPGRGGVRIDDTLVVRPEADGGPELLTITTKELLAL is encoded by the coding sequence ATGTCAGAGGTGTTCGCGGTGCGCCGGGGCTGGCTGCGGGACCGCTGCGCGGCCGCAGGCAGCGCGGCGGCCCTCGTCTCGCGTCCGGCCAACGTCCGCTATCTCGCGGGCGGTGCCCCGCCCGGCGCGGTCCTGCTGATCGGCCCCGCCGAGGACGTCCTGCTGTGCCCGCGCACTCCGTCGGGCGACCTCATCGAGGGGCACCTGGACGAGCAGCTGCGTCTCATCGTGCTGCCCGCACCCGGCGGCGACCCCGCTGTCGCGGCCGCCGACCTCGCCCAGGCCACCGGCGCGGACTCGCTCGCCGTGGAGGAGCACCACCTCTCCGTGGCCCGCCACCGCGCCGTCGGTTCGGTGGCGACCCGGCTGCTCCTGAGCGATCTCGGCAGCGCCGTCGAGCAGCGCCGCCTCGTCAAGGACGAGGAGGAGATCGCCTGCCTGCGCATCGCCGCCGAGATCGCCGACCAGGCGCTGGGGGAGCTCCTGGAGTCGATCCTGGTGGGCCGCACCGAGCGCCACCTCGCCCTGGAGCTGGAGCGCCGCCTGGTCGACCACGGCGCCGACGGGCCCGCTTTCATGACCTCGGTCGGCACCGGCCCCAACTCCGGCCGGGCGGGCCACCGTCCAGCCGATCGAAGGGTCGAGGAGGGCGACTTCCTCTCCGTCTGCCTGGGCGCCTCCTACCGCGGATACCGCTGCGAGATCGGCCGTACGTTTGTGATCGGCACCACCCCCGCCGACTGGCAGATCGAGCTGTACGACGCTGTTTTCGCAGCCCAGCGGGCCGGCCGGGAGGCCCTGCTGCCGGGCGCGGAGTACCGCGCGGTGGACCGCGCGGCCCGACAGGTACTGGATGCCGCGGGCCACGCCGAGGCCTTCGGACCCCTCACCGGACACGGCGTCGGCATCGAAATCGACGAGGAGCCGCAGCTCGCACCTGGAGCCATGGGTAAACTGGACACTTGCGTGCCGGTCACCGTCGAACCGGGGGTCCACCTCCCGGGCCGGGGCGGCGTCCGGATCGATGACACGCTCGTCGTGCGCCCCGAGGCGGACGGCGGCCCCGAGCTACTCACCATCACGACCAAGGAGCTGCTAGCGCTCTAG
- the efp gene encoding elongation factor P — MASTNDLKNGLVLKLDGGQLWSVVEFQHVKPGKGPAFVRTKLKNVLSGKVVDKTFNAGVKVETATIDRRDMQFSYMDGEYFVFMDMSTYDQLMVDRKAVGDAANFLIEGFTASVAQHEGEVLYVELPAAVELTIQHTDPGVQGDRSTGGSKPATLETGYEIGVPLFITTGEKIKVDTRTGDYLGRVNS, encoded by the coding sequence GTGGCTTCCACGAACGACCTCAAGAACGGCCTGGTGCTCAAGCTCGACGGAGGCCAGCTCTGGTCCGTCGTCGAGTTCCAGCACGTCAAGCCCGGCAAGGGCCCGGCCTTCGTGCGCACCAAGCTCAAGAACGTGCTCTCCGGCAAGGTGGTCGACAAGACCTTCAACGCCGGTGTGAAGGTCGAGACGGCCACCATTGACCGCCGCGACATGCAGTTCTCGTACATGGACGGCGAGTACTTCGTCTTCATGGACATGAGCACGTACGACCAGCTGATGGTCGACCGCAAGGCTGTCGGCGACGCCGCCAACTTCCTGATCGAGGGCTTCACCGCCTCGGTCGCGCAGCACGAGGGCGAGGTGCTCTACGTCGAGCTGCCGGCCGCTGTCGAGCTGACGATCCAGCACACCGACCCGGGCGTCCAGGGCGACCGCTCCACCGGCGGCTCCAAGCCGGCCACCCTGGAGACCGGTTACGAGATCGGCGTCCCGCTCTTCATCACCACCGGTGAGAAGATCAAGGTCGACACCCGCACCGGCGACTACCTCGGCCGGGTGAACAGCTAA
- the nusB gene encoding transcription antitermination factor NusB has translation MAARNKARKRAFQILFEADQRGESVQTVLADWVRHSRSDDRQPPVAEYTMQLVEGYAGHVDRIDDLISTYAVGWTLDRMPVVDRNILRLGAYELVWEDETPDAVVIDEAVQLAKEFSTDDSPAFVNGLLARFKDLKPSLRRDA, from the coding sequence GTGGCTGCCCGGAACAAGGCCCGCAAGCGCGCCTTCCAGATCCTCTTCGAGGCCGACCAGCGCGGTGAGTCCGTGCAGACGGTCCTCGCGGACTGGGTGCGGCACTCGCGGTCCGACGACCGTCAGCCGCCGGTCGCCGAGTACACGATGCAGCTCGTCGAGGGGTACGCGGGTCACGTGGACCGCATCGACGACCTGATCTCCACGTATGCGGTGGGCTGGACGCTCGACCGGATGCCGGTCGTGGACCGGAACATCCTGCGGCTCGGCGCGTACGAGCTGGTCTGGGAGGACGAAACGCCCGACGCGGTCGTCATCGACGAAGCCGTGCAGCTGGCGAAGGAGTTCTCCACGGACGACTCGCCTGCCTTTGTGAACGGGCTGCTGGCCCGTTTCAAGGACCTCAAGCCGAGCCTGCGCCGCGACGCCTAG
- the bldD gene encoding transcriptional regulator BldD, with protein sequence MSSEYAKQLGAKLRAIRTQQGLSLHGVEEKSQGRWKAVVVGSYERGDRAVTVQRLAELADFYGVPVQELLPGTTPGGAAEPPPKLVLDLERLAHVPPEKAGPLQRYAATIQSQRGDYNGKVLSIRQDDLRTLAVIYDQSPSVLTEQLISWGVLDADARRAVAHEEG encoded by the coding sequence ATGTCCAGCGAATACGCAAAACAGCTCGGGGCCAAGCTCCGCGCCATCCGCACCCAGCAGGGCCTCTCCCTCCATGGTGTGGAGGAGAAGTCGCAGGGCCGCTGGAAGGCCGTAGTGGTGGGCTCGTACGAGCGTGGCGACCGCGCCGTGACCGTACAGCGCCTTGCCGAGCTGGCGGACTTCTACGGGGTGCCGGTGCAGGAGCTGCTGCCGGGCACCACGCCGGGCGGAGCCGCCGAGCCGCCGCCGAAGCTGGTCCTCGACCTTGAGCGCCTCGCGCACGTGCCGCCGGAGAAGGCGGGCCCGCTGCAGCGCTATGCCGCGACGATCCAGTCGCAGCGCGGCGACTACAACGGCAAGGTCCTCTCGATCCGCCAGGACGATCTGCGCACGCTTGCCGTGATCTACGACCAGTCGCCTTCGGTGCTGACCGAGCAGCTGATCAGCTGGGGCGTCCTGGACGCGGATGCCCGCCGTGCGGTCGCCCACGAAGAGGGCTGA
- the pyrR gene encoding bifunctional pyr operon transcriptional regulator/uracil phosphoribosyltransferase PyrR: MDTQHQHDPQDPAHSDVARPVLEGPDIARVLTRIAHEIVERAKGADDVVLLGIPTRGVFLAERLAAKLESITGRKTPVGSLDITMYRDDLRMKPARALGRTEIPGDGIDGRLVVLVDDVLFSGRTIRAALDALGDIGRPRAVQLAVLVDRGHRELPIRADYVGKNLPTSLRETVKVQLAEEDGRDAVLLGVKQTAPAGEQ, from the coding sequence ATGGACACGCAGCACCAGCACGACCCGCAGGATCCGGCGCACTCCGATGTGGCGCGGCCCGTTCTCGAAGGCCCCGACATCGCCCGCGTCCTGACCCGTATCGCGCACGAGATCGTCGAACGCGCCAAGGGTGCCGACGACGTGGTTCTCCTCGGCATCCCGACCCGCGGCGTCTTCCTCGCCGAGCGGCTCGCCGCCAAGCTCGAATCGATCACCGGGCGCAAGACCCCGGTCGGTTCCCTCGACATCACCATGTACCGCGACGACCTGCGGATGAAGCCCGCCCGCGCGCTCGGCCGCACCGAGATCCCCGGTGACGGCATCGACGGCCGCCTGGTCGTCCTGGTCGACGACGTCCTCTTCTCCGGCCGCACCATCCGCGCCGCCCTCGACGCGCTCGGTGACATCGGCCGTCCCCGCGCCGTCCAGCTCGCGGTCCTCGTCGACCGCGGCCACCGCGAACTTCCGATCCGCGCCGACTACGTCGGCAAGAACCTCCCCACGTCGCTGCGGGAGACGGTCAAGGTCCAGCTCGCCGAGGAGGACGGCCGCGACGCCGTGCTGCTCGGCGTCAAGCAGACCGCCCCGGCCGGCGAGCAGTAG
- a CDS encoding aspartate carbamoyltransferase catalytic subunit, producing the protein MMRHLISAADLTRDDAVLILDTAEEMARVSDRPIKKLPALRGRTICNLFFEDSTRTRISFEAAEKRLSADVINFAAKGSSVSKGESLKDTAQTLEAMGVDAVVIRHSASGAPYRLATSGWIDAPVINAGDGTHQHPTQALLDAFTMRRRLVGKDALGQDLAGKRITLVGDVLHSRVARSNVDLLHTLGAEVTLVAPPTLLPVGVEHWTCDVSYDLDAVLPKSDAVMMLRVQRERMNAAFFPTEREYSRRYGLDGERMARMPEHGIVMHPGPMVRGMEITAEVADSERCTVVEQVANGVHTRMAVLYLLLGGNEPAVSHARPTDSENK; encoded by the coding sequence ATGATGCGTCACCTCATCTCGGCCGCCGACCTCACCCGCGACGACGCCGTGCTCATCCTCGACACCGCCGAGGAGATGGCCCGGGTCTCCGACCGGCCCATAAAGAAGCTCCCCGCGCTGCGCGGCCGAACGATCTGCAACCTCTTCTTCGAGGACTCCACCCGCACCCGGATCTCCTTCGAAGCCGCCGAGAAGCGCCTGTCGGCAGATGTCATCAACTTCGCGGCCAAGGGCTCCTCGGTCTCCAAGGGCGAGTCCCTCAAGGACACCGCGCAGACCCTGGAGGCCATGGGCGTCGACGCCGTCGTCATCCGGCACAGTGCGTCGGGCGCCCCCTACCGGCTGGCCACCTCCGGCTGGATCGACGCCCCGGTGATCAACGCCGGTGACGGCACCCACCAACACCCCACCCAGGCGCTGCTCGACGCGTTCACCATGCGCCGCCGCCTGGTCGGCAAGGACGCGCTCGGCCAGGACCTGGCCGGCAAGCGCATCACCCTCGTCGGCGATGTGCTGCACAGCCGGGTGGCCCGCTCCAACGTCGACCTGCTGCACACGCTCGGCGCCGAGGTCACCCTGGTGGCCCCGCCGACCCTGCTGCCGGTCGGCGTCGAGCACTGGACCTGCGACGTGTCGTACGACCTGGACGCCGTGCTGCCGAAGTCCGATGCGGTGATGATGCTGCGTGTGCAGCGCGAACGTATGAACGCCGCCTTCTTCCCGACCGAGCGCGAGTACTCGCGCCGCTACGGGCTCGACGGCGAGCGGATGGCCAGGATGCCGGAGCACGGCATCGTCATGCACCCCGGCCCGATGGTGCGCGGCATGGAGATCACCGCAGAGGTCGCCGACTCCGAGCGCTGCACGGTCGTCGAGCAGGTCGCCAACGGCGTCCACACCCGCATGGCGGTCCTGTACCTGCTGCTCGGCGGCAACGAGCCCGCCGTCAGCCACGCCCGTCCCACCGATTCGGAGAACAAGTAA
- a CDS encoding dihydroorotase, producing the protein MSKILIRGAKVLGGEVQDVLIDGEAIAAVGTGLDAQDATVVDAEGQILLPGLVDLHTHLREPGREDSETVLTGTQAAARGGYTSVFAMANTFPVADTAGVVEQVWRLGKESGYCDVQPIGAVTVGLEGKKLSELGAMHDSAAGVTVFSDDGKCVDDAVIMRRALEYVKAFGGVVAQHAQEPRLTEGAQMNEGVVSAELGLGGWPAVAEESIIARDVLLAEHVGSRVHICHLSTAGSVEIVRWAKSRGIDVTAEVTPHHLLLTDELVRSYNPVYKVNPPLRTEKDVMALREALADGTIDIVATDHAPHPHEDKDCEWAAAAMGMVGLETALSVVQHTMVETGLLDWAGVADRMSHKPAQIGQATGHGRPVSAGEPANLTLIDPAYRGEVNPAGFASRSRNTPYEGRELPGRITHTFLRGRATLVDGKLA; encoded by the coding sequence ATGAGCAAGATCCTTATCCGTGGTGCGAAGGTCCTCGGCGGCGAGGTCCAGGACGTCCTGATCGACGGCGAGGCCATCGCGGCCGTCGGCACCGGCCTGGACGCCCAGGACGCCACCGTCGTGGACGCCGAGGGCCAGATCCTGCTGCCCGGCCTCGTCGACCTGCACACCCACCTGCGCGAGCCCGGCCGCGAGGACTCCGAGACGGTGCTGACCGGCACCCAGGCGGCCGCACGCGGCGGCTACACCTCGGTGTTCGCCATGGCCAACACCTTCCCGGTCGCCGACACCGCGGGCGTGGTCGAGCAGGTCTGGCGGCTCGGCAAGGAGTCCGGCTACTGCGACGTGCAGCCCATCGGCGCCGTCACCGTCGGCCTTGAGGGCAAGAAGCTCTCCGAGCTCGGCGCCATGCACGACTCGGCCGCGGGCGTCACCGTCTTCTCCGACGACGGCAAGTGCGTGGACGACGCCGTGATCATGCGCCGCGCCCTGGAGTACGTGAAGGCCTTCGGCGGCGTCGTCGCCCAGCACGCCCAGGAGCCGCGCCTGACCGAGGGCGCCCAGATGAACGAGGGCGTCGTCTCGGCCGAGCTCGGCCTCGGCGGCTGGCCCGCCGTCGCCGAGGAGTCGATCATCGCCCGCGACGTGCTGCTCGCCGAGCACGTCGGCTCCCGCGTCCACATCTGCCACCTGTCGACCGCCGGTTCGGTCGAGATCGTCCGGTGGGCCAAGTCCCGCGGCATCGACGTCACCGCCGAGGTCACCCCGCACCACCTGCTCCTGACCGACGAGCTGGTCCGCTCGTACAACCCGGTCTACAAGGTCAACCCGCCGCTGCGTACGGAGAAGGACGTCATGGCGCTGCGCGAGGCGCTCGCCGACGGCACCATCGACATCGTCGCCACCGACCACGCGCCGCACCCGCACGAGGACAAGGACTGCGAGTGGGCCGCGGCCGCCATGGGCATGGTCGGCCTGGAGACCGCGCTCTCCGTCGTCCAGCACACGATGGTGGAGACCGGGCTGCTCGACTGGGCCGGCGTCGCCGACCGCATGTCCCACAAGCCCGCCCAGATCGGGCAGGCCACCGGCCACGGCCGCCCCGTCTCGGCAGGCGAACCCGCCAACCTGACGCTGATCGATCCGGCATACCGTGGAGAGGTGAACCCGGCGGGCTTCGCCTCCCGCAGCCGCAACACCCCTTACGAGGGTCGCGAGCTGCCCGGACGCATCACCCACACCTTCCTGCGGGGCCGGGCAACGCTCGTGGACGGGAAGCTGGCGTGA
- a CDS encoding PH-like domain-containing protein — translation MTYASLINLAAEEKSAEVTNWGGRIGWLVGLALFVALVYWLMRQGWQWRGRLQSDLPDLLTRPSPTAALNGGGEPPLPGMPETPGDAKLRLSGRYHGSTTAGQWLDRIVAHGLGVRSRVELTLTDAGLDVVRPGANDFFVPAAQLREARLDKGIAGKVLTEGGLLVVTWSHGDKLIDSGFRSDRAEQHAAWVEAINSMITTNTTEGAAR, via the coding sequence GTGACGTACGCATCACTGATCAACCTGGCCGCCGAGGAGAAGTCCGCCGAGGTGACCAACTGGGGCGGACGGATCGGCTGGCTCGTCGGTCTCGCGCTCTTCGTGGCGCTCGTCTACTGGCTGATGCGCCAGGGCTGGCAGTGGCGCGGTCGCCTCCAGTCCGACCTGCCGGACCTCCTCACCCGCCCGTCTCCCACCGCCGCCCTCAACGGAGGCGGCGAGCCGCCGCTGCCTGGGATGCCCGAGACGCCGGGCGACGCGAAACTGAGGCTGAGCGGCCGCTACCACGGCTCCACCACCGCCGGGCAGTGGCTCGACCGCATCGTCGCGCACGGTCTGGGCGTGCGCAGCAGGGTCGAGCTCACCCTGACGGACGCGGGTCTGGACGTCGTACGCCCCGGCGCGAACGACTTCTTCGTCCCGGCCGCCCAGCTGCGCGAGGCCCGCCTCGACAAGGGCATCGCCGGCAAGGTCCTCACCGAGGGCGGTCTGCTCGTCGTCACCTGGAGCCACGGCGACAAGCTGATCGACTCGGGCTTCCGCTCCGACCGGGCCGAGCAGCACGCCGCCTGGGTCGAAGCCATCAATTCCATGATCACCACCAACACGACGGAAGGCGCCGCACGATGA
- the carA gene encoding glutamine-hydrolyzing carbamoyl-phosphate synthase small subunit codes for MTTSTRGAAKAPAVLVLEDGRIFRGRAYGAVGETFGEAVFSTGMTGYQETLTDPSYHRQVVVMTAPHVGNTGVNDEDPESERIWVAGYVVRDPARLPSNWRSRRTLDDELVQQGVVGISGIDTRALTRHLRERGAMRVGIFSGASVADDAALLARVKEAPQMVGANLSAEVATKQTYVVPAIGAKKFTVAAVDLGIKGMTPHRMAERGIEVHVLPATATAEDVYAVNPDGVFFSNGPGDPATADGPVAVMQAVLERRTPLFGICFGNQILGRALGFGTYKLKYGHRGINQPVQDRTTGKVEVTAHNHGFAVDAPLDKVSQTPYGRAEVSHVCLNDQVVEGLQLLDQPAFSVQYHPEAAAGPHDAAYLFDRFVELMEGQRA; via the coding sequence ATGACGACCTCCACCAGGGGAGCCGCCAAGGCTCCCGCCGTACTCGTCCTGGAGGACGGCCGCATCTTCCGCGGCCGTGCCTACGGGGCCGTGGGGGAGACCTTCGGCGAGGCCGTGTTCTCCACCGGCATGACCGGCTACCAGGAGACCCTCACCGACCCGTCGTACCACCGTCAGGTCGTCGTGATGACCGCCCCGCACGTCGGCAACACCGGCGTGAACGACGAGGACCCCGAGTCCGAGCGGATCTGGGTGGCCGGCTACGTCGTGCGCGACCCCGCCCGCCTCCCCTCCAACTGGCGCTCGCGCCGCACGCTGGACGACGAGCTCGTCCAGCAGGGCGTCGTCGGGATCTCCGGCATCGACACCCGCGCGCTCACCCGCCACCTGCGCGAGCGCGGCGCCATGCGCGTCGGCATCTTCTCCGGCGCCTCGGTCGCCGACGACGCCGCACTGCTCGCCCGCGTGAAGGAAGCGCCCCAGATGGTCGGCGCGAACCTCTCCGCGGAGGTCGCCACCAAGCAGACCTACGTCGTCCCCGCCATCGGTGCGAAGAAGTTCACCGTGGCCGCCGTCGACCTCGGCATCAAGGGCATGACCCCGCACCGCATGGCCGAGCGCGGCATCGAGGTGCACGTGCTGCCCGCGACCGCCACCGCCGAAGACGTCTACGCCGTGAACCCCGACGGCGTGTTCTTCTCTAACGGCCCCGGTGACCCGGCCACCGCCGACGGACCGGTCGCCGTGATGCAGGCCGTCCTGGAGCGCAGGACCCCGCTCTTCGGCATCTGCTTCGGCAACCAGATCCTCGGCCGCGCGCTCGGCTTCGGCACGTACAAGCTGAAGTACGGCCACCGCGGCATCAACCAGCCGGTGCAGGACCGCACCACCGGCAAGGTCGAGGTCACCGCGCACAACCACGGCTTCGCCGTGGACGCCCCGCTCGACAAGGTCTCCCAGACGCCCTACGGGCGCGCCGAGGTCTCACACGTCTGTCTGAACGACCAGGTCGTCGAAGGACTCCAGCTGCTCGACCAGCCGGCCTTCAGCGTCCAGTACCACCCCGAAGCCGCCGCGGGACCGCACGACGCCGCGTACCTCTTCGACCGCTTCGTAGAGCTCATGGAGGGCCAGCGTGCCTAA